Proteins encoded together in one bacterium window:
- a CDS encoding lytic transglycosylase domain-containing protein gives MRRYRSSLLPAIAGATVLIGVSLGQPLAIGTTTDVTPGRAVSDVYPNIDRLAQSISDCDLPQAGALLEAESQASQEAAVDPAVPPPSLVLGLAAQSCGHFSKSLELFRSAPPDGAYGDWHLYGLARSTLELGQYSAAKAALDSLRTRYSSSPFFEKAILAASDLARERGDLDDVIEAARQGRLWQLESETSEALEVAAWQAGTELDNASIRRAAAIQLLVEHPLAASNLEVVEEFRTPDGTIEWLRFMTPAQLVQRAESLLNAGLREPAMKTLEDIPVSERRWAWHLIEAQALTASKRGEEALEALEGLVPHNPRQEYDLEWQRAFAALEISAPKSGRNLTSVQRRMMRERAHQHLETAIRLDLDRDRTRHALRILFEDALEDDLFEQALEALRRLKAIDPDDKSGARQLWRLGWKQHSENNYSGAIGFWTELSTLYPTSTYNRSGLYWTARAHEILGNEARSRRLLTKVADVPFTDFYRRHALRRLGEDIGKRDDPQTPTEPWPYDPILSRAERLSSLGLHEAALVEIDALAKHAEPRAAGALRALTLAATGQRRESIIEIKGVFPLLGTPFQGIVPGRARHLYYPLAFDDIIEQHSVKNRLDRNLVLAMIRQESAFDPGARSWAGARGLMQVMPATGREIARRLGLKYSRERLSDPSFSIQLGTTYYRQVRSMFGDDDELSLAGYNAGPYRIKRLWKQAGANAELDRFLETLRLEETKSYVKRVLLFADSYDRLYAEAG, from the coding sequence ATGAGGCGCTATCGATCAAGCCTGCTGCCGGCAATCGCCGGGGCGACGGTGCTGATCGGAGTGAGCCTCGGCCAACCGCTGGCGATAGGCACGACGACCGACGTCACGCCCGGCCGCGCAGTCTCCGACGTCTATCCGAACATCGACCGTCTCGCACAGTCAATCTCGGATTGCGACCTTCCGCAAGCGGGAGCCCTGCTCGAAGCGGAATCCCAAGCGAGCCAAGAAGCGGCGGTCGACCCGGCGGTGCCACCGCCCAGTCTGGTTCTGGGACTGGCCGCGCAGAGCTGCGGACACTTTTCGAAGAGTCTCGAACTGTTCCGGAGCGCGCCACCGGATGGAGCGTATGGCGACTGGCACCTGTATGGCCTCGCGCGCAGCACGCTCGAGCTGGGCCAGTATTCGGCGGCAAAGGCCGCCCTCGACAGCCTGCGAACCCGCTACTCGAGCTCGCCCTTCTTCGAGAAGGCGATCCTCGCGGCGAGCGATCTCGCTCGAGAGCGCGGCGATCTCGACGACGTCATCGAGGCCGCCCGTCAGGGCCGACTCTGGCAGCTCGAGAGTGAGACTTCCGAGGCCCTTGAAGTTGCGGCTTGGCAGGCCGGAACTGAGCTCGACAACGCCTCGATTCGGCGCGCTGCGGCAATCCAGCTTCTCGTCGAGCACCCCCTGGCCGCCTCCAACCTCGAGGTCGTCGAGGAGTTCAGAACCCCGGACGGGACGATTGAGTGGCTTCGGTTTATGACTCCCGCCCAGTTGGTGCAGAGGGCCGAAAGCCTTCTGAATGCCGGTCTGCGAGAGCCGGCAATGAAGACACTCGAAGACATACCGGTGAGCGAACGTAGGTGGGCCTGGCACTTGATTGAGGCCCAAGCGCTCACCGCTTCGAAACGCGGCGAAGAAGCGCTCGAGGCACTCGAGGGGCTCGTCCCTCACAATCCGCGGCAGGAGTACGACCTCGAATGGCAACGAGCGTTCGCTGCCCTGGAGATCTCGGCCCCGAAGTCGGGACGCAACCTCACATCCGTGCAACGACGAATGATGCGCGAGCGAGCGCACCAGCACCTCGAAACCGCCATCAGGCTGGATCTGGATCGCGACCGCACCCGGCATGCGCTCCGGATTCTCTTCGAGGACGCGCTCGAGGACGATCTCTTTGAACAGGCGCTCGAGGCCCTGCGCCGACTCAAGGCGATCGACCCGGACGACAAAAGTGGCGCCCGACAGCTGTGGCGCCTGGGGTGGAAGCAACACAGCGAGAACAATTACAGCGGCGCGATTGGTTTTTGGACCGAGCTTTCGACGCTCTATCCAACCAGCACCTACAATCGCAGCGGACTCTACTGGACGGCTCGTGCACATGAGATTCTGGGTAACGAGGCTCGCTCCCGGCGGCTGCTGACGAAAGTGGCAGATGTGCCCTTCACCGACTTCTATCGCCGACACGCCCTTCGTCGTCTCGGCGAAGACATCGGCAAGAGGGATGACCCGCAGACTCCCACGGAGCCGTGGCCATACGACCCGATCCTGTCCAGGGCGGAGCGGTTGTCATCCCTGGGCCTTCATGAGGCCGCGCTGGTGGAGATCGATGCCCTGGCGAAGCACGCCGAACCACGCGCCGCCGGAGCACTCAGAGCCCTCACTCTCGCCGCCACCGGCCAACGGCGCGAGAGCATTATCGAGATCAAGGGTGTCTTCCCCCTCCTGGGCACGCCGTTCCAGGGCATCGTGCCCGGGCGGGCTCGCCACCTCTACTATCCGCTCGCCTTCGACGACATCATCGAACAGCACTCGGTGAAGAACCGGCTCGATCGTAATCTGGTGCTGGCCATGATTCGCCAGGAGAGCGCTTTCGATCCGGGCGCCCGCAGCTGGGCGGGCGCTCGCGGATTGATGCAAGTGATGCCTGCCACCGGCCGAGAAATAGCCCGTCGCCTGGGTTTGAAATACAGCCGCGAGCGCCTGAGCGACCCTTCGTTCAGCATCCAGCTCGGCACGACCTACTACAGACAAGTGCGTTCGATGTTCGGCGACGACGATGAGCTGTCTCTCGCCGGCTACAATGCCGGCCCCTACCGGATCAAGCGGCTCTGGAAGCAAGCAGGTGCAAACGCCGAGCTGGATCGCTTTCTCGAGACCCTTCGACTCGAGGAAACCAAGTCGTACGTCAAGAGGGTCTTGCTCTTTGCGGACAGCTACGACCGGCTTTATGCCGAGGCCGGCTAG